A window of Nocardia arthritidis genomic DNA:
CGAGATCCCCACCGCACCGGAAACCCGTGCGATGGGCACGATGTCGGTCGAATCGGCCGTGATGCCGACCGAACTCAGCGTCGAGGCCGGACGGCGGGAGGTCAGCGCCGCCAATTCCGGTGCGACGGTGCGCACCTCGGGCCGCAGCCGGACGGGGCGCTCGCGGCCGTCGGTGCGCAGGCTCGGCGCCGGGCTGGTGCCGATCACCACGGTGCCGCCGGTGGATCCGCGCACGGCGGTACTGGACGATCCGGTGGTCGCCGAGGGCAAGCGCTTCTGCTGGCGCTGCGGCAACCCGGTGGGCCGGGCCACCGCCACCCGGCCGGCGACCACCACGGGCATCTGCCAAACCTGCGACGCCCCATACGATTTCCGCCCCTCGCTGAACGAGGGCGATATCGTCTCCGGACAGTACGAGATCCAGGGCTGTATCGCGCACGGCGGACTCGGCTGGATCTATCTCGCGGTGGACCGCAACGTGAACGACCGCTGGGTGGTGCTCAAGGGCCTGCTGCACGCGGGCGATGCCGAGGCGCAGGCGGTCGCGCTCGCCGAACGCCAATTCCTCGCCGAGGTGGCGCATTCCAGCATCGTGAAGATCCACAACTTCGTCGAGCACACCGATCCGGACGGCACCCCCGTCGGCTTCATCGTGATGGAGTACGTCGGCGGACGGTCGCTGCGCGACATACTCGACGCCTATCCGCGCCCGGAGCGGATGCCGGTCGCCGAGGCCATCGCCTACATCATGGAAATCCTGCCCGCGCTGGACTACCTGCATTCGATCGGGCTGACCTACAACGACCTGAAGCCGGATAACATCATGGTGACCGAGGACCAGGTCAAGCTGATCGATCTCGGCGCGGTCGCCACCGTCGAATCGTATGGAAATCTTTACGGCACCAGAGGTTTCCAGGCGCCGGAGATCGCGAAGACCGGCCCGACGGTCGCCTCGGACATCTACACCGTCGGCCGCACGCTCGCCGTGCTCACCCTGAATATGCCGATGGAGCAGGGCCGCTACCTCGACGGCATCCCGGAGGATCAGCCGACGCTACAACGCTACGAGTTCTTCCATCGGCTACTGCTGTGCGCCACCGATCCCGATCCGGCCCGCCGCTTTCCGTCCGCACGCGCCATGTCCGCGCAGTTGGCCGGGGTGCTGCGCGAGGTGCTCGCGCTCGATACCGGCATCGAACATCCGCAGCTGTCAACGGTTTTCAGCCCGCCACGGGGCAGCTTCGGCACCGAGGAGCTGATCAGCCAGACCGACGCCTACGCCGACGGGGTGGCCAGGAGCAAACTGCTCATGCCATCCGAAGTCGTTGCCGTGCTGCCCTTTCCGCTGCTCGACTCGTCCGACCCGTCGGCGCCGCTGTTGGCCGCGACCATGCATCCGGAGCCCGAGCAGGCCATCGACGCCATCCGCGAGGCCAGGGAGCGCGCCGAGGGCGACCCCGAAAACGCCCCGGAGACATTGGATCTGGAGCTGACACTGGCCGAGGCGCGGGTTCGCCTGGAGATGGGCGAATCGGCCGCGGTGCTGCATCTGCTGTCCCGGATGCCCGAGGACCACGATTGGCGCGTCGACTGGTACACCGGCCAGGCCCGGTTGCTGGAAATGGACTTCGAGAAGGCATTCGCCAGCTTCGACGCGGTGCTGCGGGTGCTGCCGGGCGAGATCGCCCCGAAGCTCGCCATCGCCGCCACCGCGGAACTCATTCTGCAGAACTGGGATTCGGACGGGCCGGAGCAGTGGCGCGATTACGCGGAGAAGTTCTACGAGACCGTGTGGCGCACCGATCGCGGCGCGGTGAGCGCCGCCTTCGGGCAGGCGCGCCAGCTCGCCGCGGCGGGCCGGGTCGCCGACGCGGTGAACGCGCTCGACGACGTGCCTGCCTCCTCGCGGCACTACACCACCGCGCGGATGACCGCGGTCCTGCTGCTGCTCACCGCCGCGCCGGTGGCCGAGCTCGACGAATCAACCCTGCACATCGCGGCGTCCCGGGTGCTCGGCCTGCCCAACGGCGAGAGCCGCGCGGTGCAAATGCGGGTGCTCGTGCTCGGCGCGGCGCTGGCCTGGCTGCAGGCGGGTAACGAGCCGAAACGCCCCGACGCCACCTTCTTCGGCGCACCCTTCACCGAACGCGAACTCCGCGCGGGCACCGAGGCGGGCCTGCGCGCCCTCGCCCGCAGCGCACCCGGCCGCAAACACCGTTACGCCCTGGTCGATCTCGCCAACGCCATCCGCGCGAAGACCTGGGTCTGAAACGGCGAGTGGCCCGGCCGGGAGGGAAGTGGCCGGCCGGGCCCGGACCGGTCGCCGATCCCGCGCGTGCCGACCGATGGGCAGACCGGTCGGCGCGGAAACGACGAGGGCAGCCGGGTTTCCGTGCGCGGAAGGAGTCCGACCCGACTATTGCGGCACACCGGGCGAACCAGATCCGTAACCCATACTCACCCACCGATCATGAGTATTTCGTGAACCACCCCCGGCAGGGTCGGGTGAGCTCCTCGTTCGCCGGAACCACAGCACCACGGTCCGGAGCTCTCGGATCAGCGTCGAACTGACGACTCAACTAGGCCCTGACCAACGCGCGACCCGGATACCGTTCGGGTGCCGATCTCGGAGCACACCATAAGGGCGGAAGAACCGGCCGTGCGCCGACTACAACGAAAGCCTATGTCTACCTGCGGCTTTCGAAGACATACGCCGACGTGATTGACAATTTCCGTCCGTTAGGTGAAGCTTTCTACAGCGCTAGAGCTGTGCCTCGCACGCGCTTCCATCGAAAGCCTCCCTCCTGTAACAAGTTTCACCGCTTGGTTATCGGAGCTTCAACCTCACGGTCGGCGATCTCAACTCGAGCATTGAGCGCGTCGATCGAACTGTGTTGACGGCGTTACCAATTCCGTTGACGGACTCGTGTGCTCCGGCTCAACGCCGCACCCGAGGCCGCTGCATTTTCTTTCGAATCCATCGAGACCGGCGTGTTTCCCGACACGGCGGTCTTCGTCATATTACGAGGAGCTGTCGTGTCGGATGCGATGAGACCGCTATACACGCAGGAGGATTGGGCGTCGATTATCCCGCCGTTCAAACCGGGTCCGCTGGCGGGTTCGGCCGCTGCCGGTGGACGACCCGAGGGAATTGGTGGCAGAGTGTACAACTTCCATGGATTGACCGCTGAGGGTGCGGCTCGCATGTTGGAGCGGATCTGGGCCGTCCAGGACATGATGGCCGCCGCGACTCCTGAAATCCGTTACGAGCCATACGATTTCTTCACGATCCCGGAGAACGACGAGATCAAGGGTGTACCGCTGCCGCAGGCGAGGGCCGTCACCGACCCACAGTCCTACACCCCGATGGACAACAACGGAAACCGCCTGCCCGACCTTCCCACCGTCCCCAACCCGAACAACGACACCGCACACCACCGAAACCCCCAACCCGCCTCACCTCCCTCGACAGCGGTCACCGATAGTCCGGGAACGCTGTGGCCGGGCCAATCGGTGCCCGCGGGCGCGCCAGGAACCCCGGAATACACACCGGGAAAGCCGAATCCTGTACCGCCGCAGCCGAACCCGCAACCGCCAGTCGAGCCCACGCAGGGTCGGCCCCTGGACCGGGTCGACCCGGCATTGCTGAACACCGTCCCGGGGTTGAGCGGTGCCTACAACAGCGACGGGACGCTGAAAACACCGCAGCAGCAAGGCACGGAGCGGACCGCGCAAGACCTGGTCGATGTGCCGAAAGCGTTAGTGGACAACCGCACCGGAATCACCGGCCTGGGTGGCGGCGGCCGGGTCGAGAAGACGATCACCGCGACCACCGACGGCTGGCAGGTCGACTACAACCTCACCCTCGCCAACGGATACACCTCCACCACCAGCAAAACCGGCGTCGATATCGAACAACTCGACAACGGGCGCACCGCCACCACCCTGTCCTACCAAGACGCGGCGCGGCAGGCCCGCACCGAACTCGGCCGCATCCAACAGCAGATGCTGACCCCCGACCAGAACCAGCCCGACAACACGATCGTGAACAACCCGTCGGTGTTCAGTTCGGGGATCACCGACGCCGGTGACGCACGACAGTTGGTCGAGGCACTCGAACGGCTGACCGCCAATCCCCACGCACCGATCAGGATCGTCAAAGACGCCACGGGCCGGATCACCACCCTGACCGTGCTCAGCGCCGACGGCCGAGAACACGTACTGGTCCTCAACGCCGGCGGGGTCAGCTACGACCAGGAGAACAAAAAGTATTTCGAGTTCTACCGGCAACCCGACGGTGTGATCAGAACCTCGGACGGGTACCGGATCGTCGACATCGACGGCCAATTCATTCGCCTCGACGATAGCGGCGCTCCGGTGATACCGACCAACCCGACCGCCGATGAGGCCCGAGTCTTCGACAGCAACGGTGTGCGCACCAGCGCCCCACACGGCGCGTCGTTGCTGCCCGGCAATACTGGGCCGTCGACCCCGGACTACGGTCCCTCACCCTCGACGCCGCCGACCACACCCAATAATGACGGGCCGCTGCGCTACCCGGTGACCCCGAACCCCAGCGGGCCGTTCGTCGTCGAACTCCCCAACGGCGACTTGGCCCCGATCTCGGAAATCCAGATCCCCAAAGGTGTTTCCGCACACCGGATGTACAAGGTCGACGGCGGCGGACTCCTCGTCGAGAACCAGACCGGCCTGCATTGGGCCACCGACCCCGGCCGTCCACCCACCCCCGAGGAAACCGGCAAAGCCATCACCAACGCCGTCGCCGAAACCATCATCTGGACCGCCGCCGGCGAAGGACTCGGCTACATCGCCATCCGCACCGGCGCGAAAGTCCTCCCCAAAATCACCGACATCCTCACCCGAAACACCGGCAGAACCGCCGACACCGCGATCACATCTGCTGGCACGACGACGATGCGAGCGGAGGTTCGAGCAGCCCAACCCGGAACCCGAGGCGCCGAATCGAAAGCAGCCGTTGGATCGCACGACGAAATCGACTATGAATCAACGGCTTCCGTCGAAGAGGGCGTCAATAGGGTTCGACAGCCATCGGAAGTTACTGCGGAGACGGAACTTTCTGACCGATCCGCCCGCTTCCACGGAACAGGGCCCGAGAACCCCGGGCAAGACCCGGTCGGTCAACGACATCAGCCCCCCAAGGGTGCCCAATCATCACAAGGTGTCGGTAACGCGAGTACGGGGGAGCAGGTCGAGGCATACCTATCCAACCGATACGGACTCCCTGTTGTGGGGTTCACTGATCCTGACCTTCCTGTGGAACCGCTCGCCGAGTTCGCCCGTGCTATTGATGACATTGTGGCTCGATACCCTGATATCGAGTTGCCGAGATTTGTCGGTGTCGCCGATGAAGGCCCGGGTTCAATCGAGTACGCGGTCACGACGGGCATCGAACAACCTGATGGAACGTGGGTTGCTCAGGCGCTGACGTTGAATCGAGAGTGGGTCGCATCCCTGGAGAGGATGCGGATCGTGACCCATGAGAACGTCGCGACGGGATACCATCCGCCGGGTCTCGAACGCCGTCCTTGGTATGCGACGACTGTGCACGAACTCGGTCATGTGCTCGACATCCAGGGGAATTACCACGCGTCCAACGCGGCAACGCGGGCGCTGAAGACCTACTTCAAGCGGCATGTGCCCCACTCGAGTGATCCTGTCCGGGCCTCTGAAGAGTTCGAGGCTTGGGTCAGTGCGTTAAGTGGATACAGTTTTGAGGAGGGCGAAGATCTTATGCTGAACGAGGCAGAAGCGGTCGCCGAAGCATTTGCTGACGTCGAACTGAACGGAGCCAACGCATCCGAGCCTGCCAAGGTACTGCATCAACTACTAATTGAATCAAGGAGACACAGGTGAGTAGGGCGAGCCGGTACCTAAGCGAAAGCCAATTGCGGGCCACCTTCGACAGAGAGCTGTCCCGTGCTCTTCGCGGCGAGGGTGCCCGTAATCATTCTGGCCTCGACTTCGACACCTACCGGGCTTTGGCCCGAGTCGCAGGGGCGTATCCGAACATTCCGCCGGAGCTGATCGAGGCCGCGCGGACGGCCTTCAGTGGACAACTCGACGGCTCCAACAGGGCGGCAAGGCCCAAACTTTCCTTCGAGCCGGGCGAGCTTAATAGCTGATATTCCCGAAGGAATGAGGTGTGTTCTCCAGACACAGTCGTCGCCGGACTGTTGATCGAATCGAGGAGACAGAAGTGAGACGCAGCCGACCCGACGACGAGCCGTTAGATTACCGCGAGCATCTTCAAGCTGAGTTCAACATCCAGTTCACTAACGCGATGGCTGGCAAAGGCGTCAGCATGTGCACCGATTTAGATCTCGAAACCCAAGAGGTACTGGCCCGGATTGCTGGCCACTATCCGGACATCCCGCCAGAGCTGATCGACGCGGCGCATGCGGTCTTCGCCGGACAGCTCGACGGCTCCCGCGACGACGAAGACATCGTTCCTTCGTTCGTAACCGGCAGGGCGACAAACGAGTAGACAACCCGCGGGGTCTCATCAACGCGCTCGGCGACGACGATCAACCACTCGACGTGACCTGTTTCATCAAGCCCTCGTGGCAGGACTGTTGAGAACCAGACCCGACGCCACGAATCAATCATCCCGATTCGTGAACGCCGCTCAGGCCGTTTCGGCGACCACCTGGGCGGCGGCGCGGGCGATGGCCAGTTCCTCGTTCGTCGGGACCACCAGTACCGCGATCGGCGCGCCGTCGGGCGAAATGTAGCGCGCCGCACGGTTTTTCGCGGTATTTCGAGTTTGGTCCACCTCGATGCCGAAGTGGCCGAGTCCGGCGAGTGCGTCGGCGCGCACCTGGGGGCTGTTCTCGCCGACGCCAGCGGTGAAGGTGATGGCGTCGACGCCGCCCAACTCGATCAGGTACGCGCCGAGATAGCGGCGCAGTCGATGGATGTAGACATCGTAGGCGAGGCGGGCCTGCTCATCGCCTGCGTCGATGAGCCGCTGCAATTCCCGGAAATCGTTGACACCCGACAGGCCCTTGATACCCGAGTCGCGGTTCAGCAGCGCGTCCACCTCGTCGATGCTCAGGTGGGCCGAGCGCATCAGATGCGGCACGATTCCGGGGTCCAGATCGCCGGACCTGGTACCCATCACCAGACCCTCCAGCGGCGTCAGGCCCATGGTGGTGTCGATCGGCCTGCCGCCGCGGACCGCCGACGCCGACGCACCGTTGCCCAGGTGGAAGACGATCTGGTTCAGCTCGGCCGGATCGCGCCCGAGCAGCGCCGCGGCCTGGCCGGATACGTACTCGTGCGAGGTTCCGTGAAAGCCGTATCGCCGAATACCATGCGCCGCAGCGACTTTCGCATCGATGGCGTAGGTCTTGGCGGCGGCGGGCAGCCCGTGGAAGAACGCGGTGTCGAACACCGCGACCTGCGGCACCCCCGGCAGCAGCTGCCGCGCGCTCTCGATACCCGCGACATTCGCCGGATTGTGCAGCGGCGCAAGGGCCGACAGCTCGGAGATGGCCGCGACGACGGCATCATCGATCAGGGTGGGCCGATAGAACACCTCGCCGCCGTGCACCACCCGATGCCCCACCGCGTGCACACCGGCCCGCCGCAGATCGTGTCCGGTCTCGGCGAACATGTCGAATACCGAACGCAATCCGGCCGTATGGTCGGCGATCCGGCCGCTGTGCTCGATGGTCCGGCCGTCGGCATGATGTTCGATACCGCCGGTGTCCTCACCGATCCGCTCGACGATGCCGGATGCGGCGAGGACGCCCGACCCCGGATCGAGCAGTTGATATTTGATCGACGACGAGCCGGAATTGATCACCAGCACCAAGTTTTCGGCACCCATGAGGCCTCCTACCCTCGGCTCGGCCGCGGCATAGGCGCGGTCGGAGCATATTCTCCGCAACCGCGACCGGACCGCGGTTGTTCCGAAACCACCCGCATCGTCGCACGTGTCACAGCGCGCCGCTCAGTCCTGCTGCGCCTGGATCGCGGTGATGGCGATCGTATTGACGATGTCGGCCACCAGCGCGCCGCGCGACAGGTCGTTGACCGGTTTGCGCAGACCCTGTAGCACCGGCCCGATGGCGATCGCACCGGCGCTGCGCTGCACCGCCTTATAGGTGTTGTTGCCGGTGTTGAGATCCGGAAATACGAAAACCGTTGCCCGGCCTGCCACTTGGGAATCGGGCAGCTTGGTGTTGGCCACCGTCGCGTCGATGGCGGCATCGTACTGGATCGGGCCCTCCACCAACAGTTCCGGCGCGCGCTCGCGCACCAGCTTGGTGGCGACCCTGACCTTGTCCACATCCGCGCCACTGCCGGATTCGCCCGTCGAGTACGACAGCATCGCCACCCGCGGCTCGATGCCGAACCGCGCGGCGGTGCCGGCCGACGAAATCGCGATATCGGCAAGCTGTTCCGAGGTGGGATCGGGGACGACCGCGCAATCCCCGTACGCCAGAACACGATCCGCGAGGCACATCAGGAAGACACTCGAGACGGTGGAAACTCCCGGCACCGTCTTGATGATCTCGAACGACGGCCGGATGGTGTGGGCGGTGGTGTGCGCCGCGCCGGAGACCATGCCGTCGGCGATGCCGCGGTGCACCATCATGGTGCCGAAATACGAGATGTCCGAAATGGTTTCGCGGGCGCGCTCCAGCGTCATCCCCTTGTGCGCGCGCAGCTTCGTATATTCCGCCGCGAACTCCTCCAGATATCCGGAGTTGCGCGGATCCAGCACCTCGGCGGCCCGGATGTCGACGCCGAGTTCGGCGGCGCGGGCGCGCACCGTCGCCTCGTCGCCGAGGATCACCAGATCCGCGATCTTGCGCTGCAACACCCGGCCCGCGGCGCGCAGGATCCGGTCGTCATCGCCCTCCGGCAGCACGATGCGTTTGCGATCCGCCCGCGCCCGCTCGATCAGCTGATATTCGAACATCTGCGGCGTGACCACATTACTGAGCCGAACTTCGATGCGCCGCAACAACTCCGGGGCATCAACATGCTGTTCCATCAGGGCCAGCGCGGTATCCACCTTGCGCGGGCTGCCCGCCGACATCCGGCCCCTGGTGCCGTGCACCGCGCTCGTGGTCTCATAGGTGCCCAGCGCGGTGGTCAGGATCGGCAGCTTCGCCCGCAGGCCCGCCATCAGCCGGGCCACCGCGGGATGGGGCAGCATACCGCCATTCATGATGATGCCGGACAGCGACGGAAACCCTTCCGCCTCATGGGCATTCATCACGCTGAGCAGTACGTCGGAGCGGTCGCCCGGCGCGATCACCACGACGCCGTCCACCAGCCGCTCCAGAATATGCTCGGCGGTCATGCCGCCGACCATCACCTCCAGCGCCTCGCGCTGCAGCAATTCCTGGTCGCCGCTGTACATTTCGCCGTCGATGGCCTGGCACAGCTCGGCCATGGTCGGCGCGAACAGCAGCGGCACCTCCGGCAGGCTCCACGACGGAACGCCGAACGGTTTCAGCACCGCCGTCACCTCGTCCAATTGCCTGGGGTCGCAGCGGTTGACGACGATGGCGGCCAGCTCCGCATGCTCGTGCACCAATTCGGCCGTGCACAGCTCGGCCAGCTGTTTGACCGCCTCCGGTGTGCGCCCGGAACCGCGCAGCACCAGCAGCGTCGGGGCGCCGAGGTTGGCGGCGATGCGCCCGTTGAAGCGCAGCTCGCTCGGGCTGGCCACATCGGTGTAGTCGCTGCCGACCACCACCACCGCGTCGCACACCTTGGCCACATCGTGGAAGCGCATGACGATATCGCTGATCGCGGCGTCCGGATCGGCGTGCACATCCTCGTAGGTGACCCCGATGGCCTGCTGGTAATCGATATCGGCGGTGCTGTGCTCGAGCAGCAGCTCCAGGATGTAGTCGGGCTCGGTGGTGGAACGGGTGATCGGCCGGAAGACGCCGACCCGCGCCGTTGTCGCGCACAGCATCTGCAGCACCCCGAGCGCCACCGTCGACTTCCCGGTGTCACCCTCCGGCGAGGCGATGTACACGGTGGATGGAGCGTTCTCGGACATGTCCGAGAGCTTAGTGAACGAGCGGCTACCTGGACCGTAGAGCGAGACCGTCATCACCGATGGTCCCGCGAACACACGACCGATGGCCTCGGGCCGAGGTGCCGGACGACCCGACGCGCAGGCGGCGGCGCGGCCCGGCGGATATAGTCCGCACATGGCCGACCAGTTCCCCGACCGGCAGTGGGGCTCCCGCACGAATGCCGTTTCCCGCCTTGCGAACAAGTTCGCGGCGACCAAGCCGGGCTCGTGGCTGATCCGCAAGATCACCCCGCTCGACCGGGCGGTGCTCGAACGCACCGACGCCAAATACACGGTGCTCGGCCCCATCGGCGCACCGGTCATCCTGTTGACCACAACGGGTCGTAAATCCGGTGCGGCACGCACCCAACCGCTGCTCTACGTACACGGCGGCGACGTGCTGTACGTCATCGGCAGCAATTTCGGCCAGGCCCACCACCCGGCCTGGACGGCAAACCTGCTCGCGAACCCGGCCGCGACGGTCGCCATCGCGGGCCAGCGCATCCCGGTCACCGCAACCCTGCTCGAAGACGACGCCGAAAAAGAGCGCATCTTCGCCCTCTTCGCCGACATCACCGACGCCTACGCGGCCTACCGCAACCGCACCACCCGCGACCTGCGCATCTTCGCCCTCCACCGGGCCTGACGCACCGACCCGCGAACGCCGGAATCGCGGCGTTCGCGGGATAGCCGGCTACCCGAGCGCGCGCAGCCGGGGGGCCAGGTCGCGCTCGAACAGTTCGAGGAAGCGCTTCTGGTCTTGGCCGGGGGCGTGGAAGACCAGGTGGTTCAGGCCCGCATCGATGTAGGGCTTGATCTGTTCCACCGCTTGGTCCGGATCGCTGGCCACGATCCAGCGCTTGGCGATCTGCTCGATCGGGAGGGCGTCGGCGGCGGCCTCCATTTCGATCGGGTCGGTGATCGAATGCTTCTGCTCCGCGGTCAGCGACAGCGGCGCCCAGAAGCGCGTATTCTCCAGCGCCAGTTCGGGATCGGTGTCGTAGGAGAGTTTGATCTCGATCATCCGATCGATATCGTCCACCGTCCGGCCCGCCTTGGCCGCGCCCTCGGCGACGGCGGGCATCAGCTTCTCGGTGTACAGGTCCATACCCTTGCCGGAGGTACAGATGAAGCCGTCGCCCGCGCGCCCCGCGTACCTGGCGACCAGCGGCCCGCCCGCCGCGATGTAGACCGGGATACCGCCCTTGGGCACGTCGTAGATCGACGCGCCGACGGTCTTGTAGTACTGCCCGTCGAAATCGGTGCGCTCACCGGTCCACAGCGCGCGCATCAGGTCGACGGCCTCGCGCAGTCGCCCGAAACGCTCCTTGAATTCCGGCCATTCGCCGGTGTAGCCGGTGGCGATCTCGTTCAACGCCTCACCGCTGCCGACGCCGAGCATGACCCGCTGCGGGTACAGCAGGCCCATGGTGGCGAAGGCCTGGGCGATCACCGCCGGGTTGTAGCGGAATGTCGGGGTGAGCACCGAGGTGCCCAGCTGGATCCGCTTGGTTCGCTCGCCGACCGCGGCCATCCAGGCCAGCGAGAACGGCGCGTGCCCGCCCTTGTGCCGCCACGGCTGGAAGTGGTCGCTCACGGTGGCGCTTTCCAGGCCGTGCTCCTCGGCCAGCACCGCGATTTCCACCAGTTCGCGGGGGCCGAACTGTTCCGCCGATGCCTTGTAACCGAGCTTGAGTTCGCCCATATGCCTGCTCCTCGAGGTCTTTTCGTCGCTCGTTCCGACAGTAGTCAACCGCGCGGCAGCGCGGGAATATGCCCGGATTTCGCGGCGCGGTGCACACCGACCGGTTCGCACGGCCATAGCGGATACTTGACACGTGACTGCAGCGGCCGAACCGATCTTGTCCTACCTCACCGATATGGACGGCGTCCTCGTGCATGAGGACCACCTGGTCCCCGGCGCCGACAAATTCCTCGCCGAACTCCGCGACAACGGAACCCCGTTCCTGGTGCTGACCAACAACTCCATCCGCACCCCGCGCGATCTGCAGGCCCGGCTGCGGCACACCGGACTCGACATCCCGGAGGAGGCCATCTGGACCTCCGCGCTGGCCACCGCGACCTTCCTCGACGAACAGCGCCCACACGGAACCGCTTATGTGGTAGGCGAATCCGGGCTGACCACCGCGCTGCACGATATCGGCTACGTGCTCACCGACAGCGATCCGGACTATGTGGTGCTCGGCGAGACCCGCACCTATTCGTTCGAGGCGATCACCACCGCGATCCGGCTGGTCGAGCGGGGCGCGCGGTTCATCGCCACCAACCCGGACCCGACCGGGCCGTCCCGCGAGGGCTCACTGCCCGCGACCGGTTCGGTCGCCGCGCTGATCACCCGCGCCACCGGCCGTGACCCCTACTACGTCGGCAAACCGAATCCGCTGATGATGCGTTCGGCGCTGCGGCGCATCGGCGCGCACTCACAATCCGCCGTGATGATCGGCGACCGGATGGACACCGATGTGGTCGCGGGTCTGGAGGCGGGTATGCGCACCATCCTGGTGACGTCCGGCATCTCCACCCGCGGTTCGGTCGAGCAGTTCCCTTACCGCCCGACGATGGTTCTCGATTCGGTGGCCGATCTGGTCGGTCGCACGGCGAATCCGTTCGACTGACGTCAGTCCGGTTCGCCGATCGCGTCCAGCGCCGCGGACAGTTTGGTGAGCACCTCGACGGTCAGCGCGAACTGTTCGGCGCCCAATTCGGTTGCGAGACGGTCCGCCAGGACCGCGTGCCGCGGGGTGATGCGGGCGATGGCGGCGCGGCCGGCGTCGGTGATGGCGACCAGTTTGGCGCGGCGGTGCGCCGGGTTATCGCGGTATTCGGCAAGTCCCTTGTCCACCAACAGATCCGCGATGCGCTGCACGCTCTGGCGGGTGATGCCCATCTCCCTGGCGATGCCCGCGACCGGCAGCGGAGTGTGCAGCACCGCGCCGAGCACCTGCCACCAGGCGGCCGTCAGCCCGGCCGGGCGCGCCAATTCCTCTGCGATGGCGAGGAATTGGCCGTTCAGCTTGAATGTGGTGATTGCCGCGGTGCTGAACAGCCGTTGTTCGGTCACTCGATCGCCTCCGATTCGATTCCGGCGCACTAGGCGTGCGCGCGCTGCCCGGCCGCGTAATCCGCGAGCACCGCGTAGGCGGCGGCGTCGCCCTTCCCGTATACCCCATACCAGGCATCGAGGATGTGCGGCTCGTAGACATCGAGCCTGCCGAGCACCTCGCGCGCGAATTCGAAAGGCGCGGTGCCGCTTGCGGTTATCACATTGCGATCGGTGACCGCCGGTTGCCGGACGAAATGGGCTCCGCCCGAATATCCGCTGTAGGCAAGGTATTCCGGGGCGTTGCTGGTGTGCGCGATATCGTCGAGGATGCCAGCAGCCGCCAAACCGAAAGTGGCGCCACACATTCCGGCGACCGGAACGCCCGCGTCGAGAAATTCGCGTGCCTTGTGCGTGAATTGCGCCAGCGCACCCGACTCCCAGGTTTGCGCGCCCGCCAGGATCAGCATCTCGCTGTCCCCCGGGCGCAGCTCGTCGAGCGCGAGATCCGGCACGATGCGCACCGCGCCCATCGTGGTCACCGGCTCCC
This region includes:
- a CDS encoding nitroreductase/quinone reductase family protein; the encoded protein is MADQFPDRQWGSRTNAVSRLANKFAATKPGSWLIRKITPLDRAVLERTDAKYTVLGPIGAPVILLTTTGRKSGAARTQPLLYVHGGDVLYVIGSNFGQAHHPAWTANLLANPAATVAIAGQRIPVTATLLEDDAEKERIFALFADITDAYAAYRNRTTRDLRIFALHRA
- a CDS encoding serine/threonine-protein kinase, yielding MTTQHEPEAEPPQAHSGADDESEPASPSETIAPQQNSAKATKKQLARPEIPTAPETRAMGTMSVESAVMPTELSVEAGRREVSAANSGATVRTSGRSRTGRSRPSVRRLGAGLVPITTVPPVDPRTAVLDDPVVAEGKRFCWRCGNPVGRATATRPATTTGICQTCDAPYDFRPSLNEGDIVSGQYEIQGCIAHGGLGWIYLAVDRNVNDRWVVLKGLLHAGDAEAQAVALAERQFLAEVAHSSIVKIHNFVEHTDPDGTPVGFIVMEYVGGRSLRDILDAYPRPERMPVAEAIAYIMEILPALDYLHSIGLTYNDLKPDNIMVTEDQVKLIDLGAVATVESYGNLYGTRGFQAPEIAKTGPTVASDIYTVGRTLAVLTLNMPMEQGRYLDGIPEDQPTLQRYEFFHRLLLCATDPDPARRFPSARAMSAQLAGVLREVLALDTGIEHPQLSTVFSPPRGSFGTEELISQTDAYADGVARSKLLMPSEVVAVLPFPLLDSSDPSAPLLAATMHPEPEQAIDAIREARERAEGDPENAPETLDLELTLAEARVRLEMGESAAVLHLLSRMPEDHDWRVDWYTGQARLLEMDFEKAFASFDAVLRVLPGEIAPKLAIAATAELILQNWDSDGPEQWRDYAEKFYETVWRTDRGAVSAAFGQARQLAAAGRVADAVNALDDVPASSRHYTTARMTAVLLLLTAAPVAELDESTLHIAASRVLGLPNGESRAVQMRVLVLGAALAWLQAGNEPKRPDATFFGAPFTERELRAGTEAGLRALARSAPGRKHRYALVDLANAIRAKTWV
- a CDS encoding acetate kinase; translation: MGAENLVLVINSGSSSIKYQLLDPGSGVLAASGIVERIGEDTGGIEHHADGRTIEHSGRIADHTAGLRSVFDMFAETGHDLRRAGVHAVGHRVVHGGEVFYRPTLIDDAVVAAISELSALAPLHNPANVAGIESARQLLPGVPQVAVFDTAFFHGLPAAAKTYAIDAKVAAAHGIRRYGFHGTSHEYVSGQAAALLGRDPAELNQIVFHLGNGASASAVRGGRPIDTTMGLTPLEGLVMGTRSGDLDPGIVPHLMRSAHLSIDEVDALLNRDSGIKGLSGVNDFRELQRLIDAGDEQARLAYDVYIHRLRRYLGAYLIELGGVDAITFTAGVGENSPQVRADALAGLGHFGIEVDQTRNTAKNRAARYISPDGAPIAVLVVPTNEELAIARAAAQVVAETA
- the pta gene encoding phosphate acetyltransferase, with the translated sequence MSENAPSTVYIASPEGDTGKSTVALGVLQMLCATTARVGVFRPITRSTTEPDYILELLLEHSTADIDYQQAIGVTYEDVHADPDAAISDIVMRFHDVAKVCDAVVVVGSDYTDVASPSELRFNGRIAANLGAPTLLVLRGSGRTPEAVKQLAELCTAELVHEHAELAAIVVNRCDPRQLDEVTAVLKPFGVPSWSLPEVPLLFAPTMAELCQAIDGEMYSGDQELLQREALEVMVGGMTAEHILERLVDGVVVIAPGDRSDVLLSVMNAHEAEGFPSLSGIIMNGGMLPHPAVARLMAGLRAKLPILTTALGTYETTSAVHGTRGRMSAGSPRKVDTALALMEQHVDAPELLRRIEVRLSNVVTPQMFEYQLIERARADRKRIVLPEGDDDRILRAAGRVLQRKIADLVILGDEATVRARAAELGVDIRAAEVLDPRNSGYLEEFAAEYTKLRAHKGMTLERARETISDISYFGTMMVHRGIADGMVSGAAHTTAHTIRPSFEIIKTVPGVSTVSSVFLMCLADRVLAYGDCAVVPDPTSEQLADIAISSAGTAARFGIEPRVAMLSYSTGESGSGADVDKVRVATKLVRERAPELLVEGPIQYDAAIDATVANTKLPDSQVAGRATVFVFPDLNTGNNTYKAVQRSAGAIAIGPVLQGLRKPVNDLSRGALVADIVNTIAITAIQAQQD